In the genome of Hymenobacter cellulosivorans, one region contains:
- a CDS encoding helix-turn-helix domain-containing protein — protein sequence MDAATVLPITALEAALAISSSFTARVALLEEYLQTLFHPLVIDYRYSLVQAAVAQLTNPVSSPASITQVADQLSVTPKSLTRYFQQLVGAGPKRYAQLVRFKAALTLYRHQGQAFDYEAAGYADFAHFARASRRLLGQPLGAL from the coding sequence GTGGACGCCGCAACGGTATTACCCATCACGGCCCTGGAAGCAGCTCTGGCTATAAGTAGCTCGTTTACGGCCCGCGTAGCGCTGCTCGAAGAGTATTTGCAGACCCTGTTTCATCCTCTGGTCATCGATTACCGCTACTCTCTGGTACAGGCCGCTGTTGCGCAACTCACTAACCCCGTCAGCTCGCCAGCTTCTATTACGCAGGTAGCAGACCAGCTGAGTGTCACGCCCAAATCCCTAACTCGCTATTTCCAGCAACTTGTCGGGGCGGGTCCTAAACGCTATGCCCAACTAGTCCGCTTCAAGGCCGCATTAACCTTGTATCGGCACCAGGGGCAGGCCTTTGACTATGAGGCAGCCGGCTACGCCGACTTCGCGCACTTTGCCCGCGCTAGTCGCCGGCTGCTGGGGCAGCCGCTGGGGGCCTTGTAA
- a CDS encoding oxalate:formate antiporter, with product MVPAAQQLFLDHALPVLARTPGLVGVAVGGSWLENSLDQYSDLDLVLVLDPAQAPRLMEERPLLAASLGQLLECFTGEHVGEPRLLICLYDEPLLHVDLKFVALPDLAQRVEDPSILWQQDTLVSGVLQASRAQPPPAPSLQWLEDRFWIWVHYAATKLGRGELLEVVSFLDYLRTTVLGPLLTQQHGGLPVRGVRKLEQMLPTSALASLHATVATAERTSCVHALEQAIATYRSLRHTLRTPEFVAKQQVERRAVTYLADVASGA from the coding sequence ATGGTACCTGCTGCTCAGCAACTCTTTCTGGACCACGCGCTACCCGTACTGGCCCGCACCCCGGGGCTGGTGGGAGTAGCCGTAGGAGGCTCCTGGCTCGAAAACTCCCTGGACCAATACTCGGACCTGGACCTCGTACTCGTGCTCGACCCGGCGCAGGCCCCGCGCTTGATGGAGGAGCGTCCCCTGCTGGCGGCCTCGTTAGGTCAACTGTTGGAGTGCTTTACCGGTGAGCACGTGGGGGAGCCCCGGCTGCTCATCTGCCTCTACGACGAGCCGCTGCTTCATGTAGATTTGAAGTTTGTGGCCTTGCCCGATCTGGCGCAGCGCGTGGAAGACCCCTCCATCCTTTGGCAGCAAGATACTCTGGTCAGCGGCGTATTGCAGGCCAGCCGAGCCCAGCCCCCACCGGCGCCGTCTTTGCAATGGCTGGAGGACCGGTTCTGGATTTGGGTACATTATGCAGCAACCAAGCTGGGCCGGGGAGAACTACTAGAGGTTGTGTCCTTTCTGGACTATCTGCGCACCACCGTCCTCGGGCCGCTCTTGACTCAGCAACACGGGGGGTTACCGGTTCGGGGGGTGCGGAAGCTGGAGCAGATGCTGCCAACTTCGGCTCTGGCTTCTCTGCACGCTACGGTTGCTACCGCCGAGCGCACCAGTTGTGTCCACGCCTTGGAGCAGGCTATTGCGACCTACCGGTCCTTGCGACACACCCTTCGAACGCCTGAATTCGTAGCCAAGCAGCAGGTTGAAAGGCGAGCCGTAACGTACCTGGCCGACGTTGCCTCCGGCGCGTAG
- a CDS encoding DUF72 domain-containing protein — MPTPLGTLRTGTSGIVVPGPKATFPEAYQATSRLTYYATLFNSVEINSTFYRIPQPKTFAAWAAETGPGFDFTIKLWRDITHTTALADDLSGIARFLEAARELGTKKGCLLIQFPPSNTIRQLHAVSTLLHAITAADPAQEWRKAVEFRHPSWYADDTFEMLDHHGASLVLHDKGPARNAQLNEGADFVYMRFHGPQGNYRESYEHDFLHDQAEQIHDYLQEGKDVYAYFNNTMGAAFDNAQDLYRLVAERA, encoded by the coding sequence ATGCCTACCCCCCTTGGCACCCTGCGCACTGGCACCAGCGGCATCGTAGTGCCTGGCCCCAAGGCCACCTTTCCGGAGGCCTACCAAGCTACGAGCCGCCTCACCTACTATGCCACCCTGTTTAACTCGGTGGAGATTAACAGCACCTTCTACCGCATCCCCCAGCCCAAAACGTTTGCTGCCTGGGCCGCGGAAACCGGTCCTGGGTTTGACTTTACCATCAAGCTGTGGCGCGATATTACGCACACCACCGCTCTTGCCGATGACCTCTCCGGTATTGCCCGCTTTCTAGAGGCAGCACGGGAGTTGGGCACCAAAAAGGGATGCCTGCTCATTCAGTTCCCGCCCAGCAACACCATTCGTCAGCTACACGCGGTCAGTACCCTATTGCATGCTATTACCGCGGCAGACCCCGCCCAGGAGTGGCGCAAAGCGGTTGAGTTTCGCCACCCAAGCTGGTATGCCGATGATACGTTTGAGATGCTGGACCACCACGGCGCCAGCCTCGTGCTGCACGACAAAGGTCCCGCCCGAAACGCCCAACTCAACGAGGGGGCCGACTTTGTGTATATGCGCTTCCACGGCCCGCAGGGAAACTACCGAGAGTCCTACGAGCATGACTTTCTGCACGACCAGGCCGAGCAGATACACGACTACCTCCAAGAGGGGAAAGACGTGTATGCCTACTTCAACAATACCATGGGCGCCGCGTTTGACAATGCCCAAGACCTGTACCGGCTGGTAGCGGAGCGGGCGTGA
- a CDS encoding SDR family NAD(P)-dependent oxidoreductase: MRQVNFQGALQHPLGSGFNATTTATDVINGFDLTGKIVIVTGGNAGIGLETTRVLAAAGATVIVPARDTEKARHNLQGIANVELETMDLVDPESIDTFANRFLASGRPLHLLINNAGIMWVPLRRDRRGIESQLATNYLGQFHVVARLWPALKQAQGARVVNVSSFGHQMAPFNFEDPNFEHREYHTLQGYGQSKTASNLFTVALDQRGQAAGVRAYAVHPGSINGTELGREAPLELFQQMGFCDAQGNILPEVAATLKTIPQGAATTVWCATSPLLDTIGGVYCEDADVAELDKGQLEHRSDDPSTARGVQPYSLDETSAQRLWTLSEQLTGISFAAN, from the coding sequence ATGAGACAAGTTAATTTTCAAGGAGCCCTGCAGCACCCGTTAGGCTCTGGCTTCAATGCCACCACCACCGCCACCGACGTTATCAATGGGTTCGACCTGACTGGCAAAATTGTGATTGTAACCGGCGGCAATGCGGGCATCGGGTTGGAAACCACCCGGGTGCTGGCCGCCGCCGGCGCTACGGTCATTGTGCCGGCCCGCGACACGGAAAAAGCAAGGCACAATCTGCAAGGCATTGCCAACGTGGAGCTGGAAACGATGGACTTAGTAGACCCCGAGTCCATTGATACGTTTGCCAACCGGTTTCTGGCTTCCGGCCGGCCCCTGCATTTGCTGATTAATAATGCCGGTATTATGTGGGTACCGTTGCGCCGCGACCGGCGGGGCATCGAGTCGCAGCTGGCTACCAACTACCTGGGGCAGTTTCATGTGGTAGCCCGCCTGTGGCCGGCCCTCAAACAAGCGCAGGGCGCCCGCGTCGTCAACGTTTCGTCGTTTGGGCACCAGATGGCACCCTTTAACTTCGAGGACCCTAATTTTGAGCACCGGGAATACCACACGCTCCAAGGCTACGGACAATCCAAGACGGCCAGCAACCTGTTCACGGTGGCGCTGGACCAGCGCGGCCAGGCGGCGGGCGTCCGCGCATATGCCGTGCATCCCGGCTCCATCAACGGCACCGAGCTCGGGCGCGAAGCACCCCTCGAGCTGTTTCAGCAAATGGGCTTTTGTGATGCGCAGGGCAACATTCTTCCCGAGGTAGCCGCCACGCTGAAAACCATTCCGCAGGGTGCGGCGACGACGGTGTGGTGCGCCACTAGCCCCTTGCTGGATACCATTGGCGGGGTGTATTGTGAAGATGCCGACGTGGCTGAACTGGACAAGGGACAACTTGAGCACCGTTCTGACGACCCTTCCACGGCCCGGGGCGTGCAGCCCTATTCGCTAGACGAAACCAGCGCCCAGCGGCTATGGACCCTGAGCGAGCAGCTGACCGGTATTTCCTTCGCCGCTAACTGA
- a CDS encoding helix-turn-helix domain-containing protein, translating to MEHVSTYLTPEIKLSCYEDHFFKSDVVFDHHMLIWFISGRTRIVQADGVHDFQTGDIFLIPRNQPATVLNYPKDGLPHKTVVMSLTTDILRDFYSGLGVKAGEPPVPKIRSFRQHPLLESCLASLVPYFAVKGPFPPDLAALKMREAISILRTVEPDLDSLLANFDDPHKVDLIHFMEKNYMFNLPAETFGQLTGRSLTTFKRDFKKAFNTTPQRWLTRKRLELAHYQLAEHRKKPTDVCYETGFENLSHFSYAFKKQFGYSPAQLLAPTGQAQAHPAS from the coding sequence ATGGAGCACGTTTCAACTTACCTGACCCCGGAAATCAAGCTATCCTGCTACGAAGACCACTTCTTTAAATCGGATGTGGTGTTCGACCACCACATGCTCATCTGGTTTATTTCCGGGCGAACCAGGATTGTGCAGGCCGACGGCGTACACGACTTCCAAACCGGCGACATCTTCCTCATTCCCCGGAATCAGCCGGCCACCGTCCTTAATTACCCCAAAGACGGCCTGCCCCACAAAACCGTGGTCATGTCACTGACCACGGACATTCTCCGGGACTTTTATAGCGGCCTAGGTGTGAAAGCGGGGGAGCCGCCCGTACCCAAAATCCGCAGCTTTCGGCAGCATCCCCTGCTGGAGAGCTGCCTGGCATCCTTGGTACCCTATTTTGCAGTGAAAGGCCCTTTCCCGCCAGATTTAGCTGCTCTGAAGATGAGGGAGGCCATCAGCATCCTGCGCACAGTGGAGCCGGACCTAGACAGCCTGCTGGCCAATTTCGATGACCCGCATAAAGTGGACCTCATCCATTTTATGGAAAAGAACTACATGTTCAACCTGCCGGCGGAAACCTTCGGCCAACTCACGGGCCGCAGCCTGACCACATTCAAACGGGACTTTAAAAAGGCCTTCAACACGACTCCGCAGCGGTGGCTCACGCGCAAGCGGCTGGAATTGGCGCATTACCAGTTGGCCGAACACCGGAAGAAGCCCACTGACGTTTGCTACGAAACCGGCTTTGAGAACCTCTCGCACTTTTCGTACGCCTTCAAAAAGCAGTTTGGCTATTCCCCCGCGCAGCTGCTCGCCCCCACCGGCCAGGCGCAGGCTCACCCAGCAAGCTAA
- a CDS encoding adenylate/guanylate cyclase domain-containing protein translates to MEKHFEYTTLAQRYTARFPLLTYVGTQANFWILANLLLAAVLSLHARLLSQVLHLPVAGTIGPPLLTAVVLGLVWGVALGLMGYHLDRRISRSLSLGQELLAKALGSVALIALLVGLLELILVDSALVPALLLPGMALNGQAAKYLFGLLLLYYSFMSLVISFINQIHKKYGPGVLVPLLLGRYRDPQEEERIFLFMDLQSSTATAEALGHRQYSAFIRDCFADINEVLFPFEAQVYQYVGDEIVVMWPTSEGVRNHACIRFFFACQNQFRQRAAHYQTTYGCLPHFKAGIHAGDVSAVEIGEIKKDIAYHGDTLNTAARIQSVCNHYQAEFLASEHLLGKMAPDPHLNAQSLGMVQLRGKAEKIGLVRVDWQE, encoded by the coding sequence ATGGAAAAGCACTTCGAGTACACAACCCTGGCGCAGCGCTACACCGCCCGGTTTCCCCTGCTCACGTACGTGGGCACCCAGGCCAATTTCTGGATACTGGCCAATCTGTTGCTGGCCGCCGTGCTGAGCCTGCACGCCCGACTCCTTAGCCAGGTTCTACACCTGCCCGTAGCCGGGACCATAGGACCGCCGCTGCTAACGGCCGTGGTGCTCGGGCTGGTATGGGGCGTGGCCCTGGGGTTGATGGGTTACCACCTGGACCGGCGGATTTCCCGCAGCCTATCCCTCGGGCAGGAGTTGCTTGCCAAAGCGCTGGGCTCGGTGGCTCTGATTGCGCTGCTGGTTGGGTTGCTGGAGCTGATCCTGGTTGATTCTGCCCTTGTGCCTGCTTTATTGCTGCCGGGAATGGCCTTGAATGGGCAGGCGGCCAAGTATTTATTCGGGCTGCTGCTGCTCTATTATTCGTTCATGAGCCTGGTGATTAGCTTCATCAACCAGATACACAAGAAGTACGGGCCCGGCGTGCTGGTACCCTTGCTGCTGGGCCGGTACCGTGATCCACAAGAGGAAGAACGAATTTTTCTCTTTATGGATCTACAATCCTCGACGGCCACGGCAGAAGCCTTGGGGCACCGCCAGTACAGCGCCTTCATCCGGGACTGTTTTGCCGATATCAACGAGGTGCTCTTTCCGTTTGAGGCCCAGGTCTACCAGTACGTGGGCGACGAAATCGTCGTGATGTGGCCGACGAGCGAAGGCGTGCGGAATCATGCCTGCATCCGGTTCTTCTTCGCCTGTCAAAACCAGTTCCGGCAGCGCGCAGCCCACTACCAGACCACCTATGGCTGCCTGCCGCACTTCAAGGCGGGTATACACGCGGGGGATGTATCGGCCGTGGAGATAGGAGAAATCAAAAAGGATATTGCCTACCACGGCGATACGCTGAACACGGCCGCCCGAATTCAGAGTGTGTGCAATCATTACCAAGCTGAGTTTCTTGCCTCAGAGCATCTGTTGGGAAAAATGGCACCGGACCCGCACCTCAACGCGCAGTCCCTGGGAATGGTCCAATTGCGGGGCAAAGCCGAAAAAATCGGGTTGGTGCGTGTGGACTGGCAAGAATAA
- a CDS encoding bestrophin family protein codes for MYVKKNYSLTETAFFNSGKHLTWLVPYTLLVAVLYRYTALRLFSIPWLPLSLLGTAVTFYVGFKNNQAYDRLWEARTAWGSIVSSSRIWGSNLKTLVVPAAAGNPLAEGLAGTKQQMVYRHIAWLYLLRRQLLAPTVWEHVSQSGLYGQDAQQKLQKIGLGLFGEDITEERIHRYLSAAEREVLLTYQNAAAQLLDQQYQQLAHLRQAGHVGEGEHSTLQSILNGFYEHQGKAERIKHTPFPRQFASVGFMMVCIFIAMLPFGFFSEFGKMGDNGIWVAVPFVVLISWVYVVMELVGDYSENPFEGLSNDVPMLSLNRTIEIDLLQQLGEMEVPAPIQPVNHVLL; via the coding sequence ATGTACGTTAAAAAGAACTACAGCCTGACGGAAACAGCCTTCTTTAATTCGGGCAAGCATTTAACCTGGCTGGTTCCCTATACGCTGCTGGTTGCGGTGCTGTACCGGTACACTGCTTTGCGCCTGTTTAGCATCCCCTGGCTGCCTCTTTCCTTGCTTGGCACGGCCGTTACGTTTTACGTGGGATTTAAAAATAACCAGGCGTACGACCGCCTCTGGGAAGCCCGCACCGCCTGGGGTAGCATAGTCAGCAGTTCGCGCATCTGGGGGTCTAACCTCAAGACCTTGGTGGTGCCGGCAGCCGCCGGAAACCCACTCGCAGAAGGACTAGCTGGGACCAAGCAGCAGATGGTTTACCGGCACATTGCCTGGCTTTACCTGCTGCGTCGGCAATTGCTGGCTCCCACCGTGTGGGAGCACGTGAGCCAGTCCGGCTTATATGGGCAAGACGCCCAGCAAAAGCTGCAAAAAATCGGGCTGGGGCTGTTCGGGGAAGACATTACCGAGGAACGGATTCACCGGTACCTGTCGGCGGCGGAGCGGGAGGTTCTGCTTACCTATCAAAATGCCGCCGCCCAGCTTCTGGACCAGCAATACCAACAGCTGGCTCACCTCCGACAGGCTGGTCATGTGGGCGAGGGCGAGCACAGTACACTCCAGAGTATTCTCAACGGTTTTTACGAGCATCAGGGCAAAGCCGAGCGGATTAAGCACACGCCGTTCCCGCGCCAATTTGCCAGCGTCGGCTTTATGATGGTCTGCATCTTCATCGCCATGCTCCCATTTGGGTTTTTCTCCGAATTTGGTAAGATGGGCGACAACGGCATTTGGGTGGCAGTTCCCTTTGTAGTTTTGATCAGCTGGGTATACGTGGTCATGGAGCTGGTCGGCGACTATTCCGAAAACCCGTTTGAAGGACTCTCCAACGACGTGCCCATGCTGTCCTTAAACCGCACCATTGAAATTGACTTGCTGCAGCAACTGGGCGAAATGGAGGTACCGGCTCCCATTCAGCCCGTTAATCATGTGTTGTTGTAA
- a CDS encoding erythromycin esterase family protein has product MKLLSTAAGLLLCATAFGQDIRSYVTTNTVQVTTLDATAAADDYADLAAVGKAIGEARVVMLGEQDHGDGPTFQAKTRLIKYLHERKGFTVLAFESDFYGLTTGWDQLAKQPDSIRHFLQRNIWPIWTRSADCRYLFEQYIPQTLQSANPLHVSGFDSQLYASYSYLHLRTDLDRYLVGSGIASKFSSPAAYQQFLAALQGRIAEPRTPGAFRPGMRKTLEDGLQLISQAQLTARDTSAWPRVIEGMRALIVEDDTAYRLVRDKVMADNLKFLLTTQHKDAKIIVWAANGHIIKRTDQITSKAKKFNQVIWHNMGTHFTQDPQWARQTYVLGFASYQGTAGRLGEAPYTVQAPDPNGLETWVPTSTAYGFLDFTAYNKQFNNPSTPFLLKAPAHFTIPARFAPIPWNLVYDGLFFIREMQATKKSE; this is encoded by the coding sequence ATGAAATTACTTAGTACTGCTGCCGGCTTACTCCTGTGCGCCACTGCCTTCGGGCAAGACATCCGCTCCTACGTAACGACGAATACGGTGCAAGTCACCACGCTTGATGCTACTGCCGCTGCCGACGACTATGCCGATTTAGCGGCCGTGGGCAAGGCCATCGGCGAGGCCCGGGTCGTTATGCTGGGCGAGCAGGACCACGGGGATGGCCCGACGTTTCAGGCCAAAACGCGCCTGATAAAGTACCTGCACGAGCGCAAAGGCTTTACCGTCCTGGCCTTCGAGAGTGACTTCTACGGCTTGACCACGGGCTGGGACCAGCTGGCCAAGCAACCCGACTCCATCCGGCACTTTCTGCAACGCAATATCTGGCCCATCTGGACGCGCAGCGCGGACTGTCGCTACTTGTTTGAGCAGTACATCCCGCAAACTTTACAATCCGCCAACCCGCTCCACGTGAGCGGCTTCGATTCGCAGCTTTACGCTAGCTACAGTTACTTACACCTGAGAACCGACCTGGACCGTTATCTGGTTGGCTCGGGAATCGCCAGCAAGTTTTCCTCCCCGGCCGCCTACCAGCAGTTTCTGGCGGCGCTGCAAGGACGAATTGCCGAGCCGCGTACGCCCGGAGCATTTCGCCCCGGTATGCGCAAAACCCTGGAGGACGGCCTGCAGCTTATCAGCCAGGCCCAGCTCACCGCCCGCGACACGTCGGCCTGGCCGCGCGTGATTGAGGGCATGCGCGCCCTTATCGTGGAGGATGATACAGCCTACAGATTGGTTCGGGACAAAGTCATGGCCGACAACCTGAAGTTCTTGCTGACCACGCAGCACAAAGATGCGAAGATCATCGTCTGGGCTGCCAATGGACACATCATTAAGCGTACCGACCAGATAACCAGCAAGGCCAAAAAATTTAATCAGGTAATCTGGCACAATATGGGCACGCATTTCACCCAGGACCCGCAGTGGGCCAGGCAAACGTACGTGCTGGGTTTTGCCTCCTACCAAGGTACCGCCGGTCGGCTGGGCGAGGCTCCGTATACGGTGCAGGCGCCCGACCCGAATGGCCTGGAAACCTGGGTGCCCACGAGCACGGCCTATGGCTTCCTGGACTTTACTGCCTACAACAAGCAATTCAACAACCCATCAACGCCCTTCCTGCTCAAAGCCCCCGCTCATTTCACGATTCCAGCACGGTTTGCGCCTATCCCGTGGAATTTGGTGTACGATGGCCTGTTCTTTATCCGCGAGATGCAGGCAACGAAAAAAAGCGAGTAG
- a CDS encoding Crp/Fnr family transcriptional regulator: MEFASFLRRHIEEIVPLSDEEFGEVARHFVPRTVAKQDYLIEVGHRVATEFLVVKGCLKTSAYDEEGKEYIVQFALENWWVSDYPALTHKASAGMAVQALEPSIVLELPVEQRDNMCQQVPAMHIFFGNKALRGYVAAQNRVLSLLRNSAKEKYELLLGQYPELFQRLPKRTLAHYLGVSRETLSRLEKRG; this comes from the coding sequence ATGGAATTTGCCTCTTTTCTGCGTCGGCATATCGAGGAAATAGTCCCGCTTTCTGATGAAGAGTTTGGGGAAGTTGCCAGGCATTTCGTGCCACGAACCGTTGCCAAGCAGGACTACCTAATCGAGGTAGGGCACCGGGTAGCGACAGAATTCCTCGTGGTGAAAGGCTGTCTGAAAACCTCCGCCTACGATGAGGAAGGGAAAGAGTACATCGTACAGTTTGCCCTCGAGAATTGGTGGGTATCCGACTACCCCGCTCTAACCCACAAGGCTAGCGCCGGAATGGCCGTGCAGGCCTTGGAGCCGAGTATCGTGTTGGAGCTTCCTGTGGAGCAGCGCGACAACATGTGTCAGCAGGTACCAGCCATGCACATATTCTTCGGCAATAAGGCCCTGCGTGGCTATGTGGCGGCCCAAAACCGGGTACTGTCGTTGCTTCGCAATTCGGCTAAAGAGAAGTATGAGTTGCTACTGGGCCAGTACCCTGAGCTGTTTCAGCGCCTGCCCAAAAGAACCCTTGCTCACTACTTAGGCGTGTCCCGGGAAACCTTAAGCCGCCTGGAAAAACGGGGGTAG
- a CDS encoding type 1 glutamine amidotransferase domain-containing protein, translated as MHTHKLATILGALLLLIGSLTAQAQKQNRSTMKKKILFVVTSHDTKGSTGEKTGYYLSEVSHAWKVLTTAGYEIDFVSPKGGNPPVDGFDLTDPENKEFWENKQYHQKISHSLKPADVRPEEYAAIYYAGGHGAMWDLPDNTAIAGIAAAIYQRNGLVAAVCHGPAGLVNIKLNDGSYLVAGKKINGFSNEEEALVKLTTIVPFLLENKLIERGGQYEKSAPWQTHVTSDQRVITGQNPQSAKAVAEVIRDGLK; from the coding sequence ATGCACACCCACAAGCTCGCCACCATCTTAGGCGCCCTGCTGCTACTTATTGGCAGCCTCACGGCCCAGGCACAAAAGCAAAACCGATCAACGATGAAAAAGAAAATCCTGTTCGTGGTGACGAGCCACGATACGAAAGGCAGCACCGGCGAGAAGACGGGATACTACCTGAGCGAAGTCTCCCACGCCTGGAAAGTATTAACTACGGCCGGCTATGAAATTGATTTTGTGAGCCCCAAAGGCGGCAACCCGCCGGTGGATGGCTTTGACCTGACAGATCCTGAAAACAAGGAGTTTTGGGAGAATAAGCAGTACCACCAGAAAATTTCGCACAGCCTGAAGCCCGCCGATGTCCGGCCGGAAGAGTACGCGGCCATTTACTATGCCGGCGGGCACGGCGCCATGTGGGACTTGCCCGATAATACCGCCATTGCCGGCATTGCTGCCGCTATTTATCAGCGCAACGGCCTGGTAGCCGCCGTGTGCCACGGCCCAGCGGGGTTGGTCAACATCAAGCTCAACGACGGCTCCTATCTGGTTGCTGGCAAGAAGATAAACGGCTTCAGCAACGAAGAGGAAGCCCTGGTAAAGCTGACAACCATCGTGCCCTTTCTCCTGGAAAACAAGCTCATCGAGCGGGGCGGCCAGTACGAGAAGTCGGCACCGTGGCAGACCCACGTAACCAGTGACCAGCGCGTGATTACCGGGCAAAATCCCCAATCAGCCAAGGCCGTAGCAGAAGTTATCCGGGATGGCCTGAAGTAG
- a CDS encoding arginase family protein, translating to MPTVHLVEAPSNLGLKELIPGTAPAVDQLPAWLKQWGFHEALQPQLVRTVPPPPYTGQLDPESGVRNADAVAQYSQQLAACIAELVQPGAFTIVVGGDCSILLGAMLGLKAVGTYGLFFLDGHTDYAWPGLSASGGAAGMDLALVTGRGPAKLTTLGGQRPYVRPEHAWSVGNRDMDEDYVAAITASPIPYVDLAELRRQGLRATAAAFLEYVSARQLDGFWIHLDVDVLDNALMPAVDSPQPDGLTYAELAELLVPLLQSPLAAGLDITILDPSLDPGGKITRDFVAGLQPLFTVLTA from the coding sequence ATGCCCACGGTCCATCTTGTAGAAGCGCCCAGCAACCTGGGCCTGAAGGAGCTCATCCCCGGCACCGCCCCTGCCGTCGACCAACTTCCCGCCTGGCTGAAGCAGTGGGGCTTCCACGAAGCGTTGCAGCCCCAGCTCGTACGCACCGTGCCGCCCCCACCCTACACCGGGCAGCTCGACCCGGAATCCGGGGTGCGCAATGCTGATGCCGTGGCCCAATACTCCCAGCAGCTGGCCGCCTGTATTGCCGAACTGGTGCAGCCCGGGGCCTTTACAATAGTAGTTGGCGGTGACTGCAGCATTCTGCTGGGGGCCATGCTGGGCTTGAAAGCTGTGGGCACCTATGGCTTGTTTTTTCTGGACGGGCACACCGATTATGCCTGGCCGGGCCTGTCGGCGTCGGGCGGCGCGGCCGGCATGGACCTGGCCCTGGTAACGGGGCGCGGGCCCGCGAAGCTCACCACGCTGGGCGGCCAGCGCCCCTACGTGCGCCCCGAACACGCCTGGAGTGTCGGCAACCGGGATATGGACGAGGACTACGTGGCGGCCATCACCGCCTCGCCCATTCCGTACGTGGACCTAGCCGAACTCCGCCGCCAAGGGCTCAGGGCTACTGCCGCGGCCTTCCTGGAGTATGTCAGCGCCCGGCAGCTTGATGGGTTTTGGATTCATCTCGACGTGGACGTGCTGGATAATGCCCTGATGCCCGCCGTGGATTCGCCCCAGCCCGACGGCCTGACGTACGCCGAACTGGCCGAGCTGCTGGTGCCGCTGCTCCAATCTCCCCTGGCGGCAGGACTCGACATCACAATTTTAGATCCTAGCCTGGACCCTGGCGGCAAAATTACCCGGGACTTTGTGGCGGGCCTGCAGCCCCTCTTTACCGTACTTACGGCGTAA
- a CDS encoding RDD family protein, translating to MRILWPNSTYPTMQQDYLDQDYADERVENPSAFADLLESPLALTPATTGQRFANYLVDAICFYACSFGVGLLLGVVALLIDSQALLDSLQGPLSTVLGFLVMLTYYFIMEATTGRTMGKLVTRTRVVMEDGSKPTTNAIAKRSLSRLIPFEAFTFFGDGPGLHDRLSKTRVVKMN from the coding sequence ATGCGCATCTTGTGGCCTAACTCAACTTACCCCACTATGCAGCAGGATTACCTTGATCAAGATTACGCGGATGAACGCGTGGAGAATCCGTCGGCCTTTGCCGATCTATTAGAATCGCCGCTGGCCCTGACCCCGGCCACTACGGGGCAGCGCTTTGCCAACTACCTGGTAGACGCCATTTGCTTTTATGCCTGCAGCTTTGGCGTGGGGCTGCTACTGGGCGTAGTAGCCCTGCTCATCGACAGCCAGGCATTGCTGGACAGCCTGCAAGGGCCCTTGTCCACGGTCCTGGGCTTCCTGGTAATGCTCACCTACTATTTCATCATGGAGGCTACCACCGGCCGCACCATGGGCAAGCTCGTGACCCGGACCCGGGTAGTAATGGAGGACGGCTCTAAGCCCACCACCAATGCCATTGCCAAACGCAGCCTAAGCCGGCTTATTCCCTTCGAGGCCTTTACCTTTTTCGGCGATGGTCCCGGCCTGCACGACCGGCTTTCGAAGACCCGGGTGGTGAAAATGAACTAA